Proteins co-encoded in one Flavivirga eckloniae genomic window:
- the porG gene encoding type IX secretion system protein PorG yields MKYLTLLIISILSIHLSHAQINEIGIFAGGSNFIGDVGATDYISPNQVAFGGIYKWNRSKRHSYRASVIYSKLKGIDTKSDDPRRIQRGYNFSNSIVEVSLGLEFTFLDFDLHTGEKIATPYLYTGITTTKHDNYFFLNGVQTPENTSNWAFGIPMVAGFKASFIDNIVLGIEIGARYTFTDGLDGSISDSQQRQQYRFGNINNNDWYVFSGLTLTYTFGENPCYCPGD; encoded by the coding sequence AATAAGCATTTTAAGCATCCATTTAAGCCACGCTCAAATTAATGAAATTGGTATTTTTGCAGGAGGAAGTAATTTTATTGGAGATGTGGGTGCCACAGATTATATTTCCCCGAATCAAGTAGCTTTCGGAGGAATTTATAAATGGAACAGAAGTAAAAGACATTCATACAGGGCATCGGTGATTTATAGTAAATTAAAAGGTATTGACACAAAATCAGACGACCCCAGACGTATTCAAAGAGGTTATAATTTTTCAAATAGTATCGTGGAAGTTTCATTAGGATTAGAGTTTACATTTTTAGATTTCGACTTACATACGGGAGAAAAAATAGCTACACCTTATTTGTACACGGGTATAACGACTACCAAACACGACAATTATTTTTTCTTGAATGGTGTACAGACCCCCGAGAATACTTCAAATTGGGCTTTTGGCATCCCAATGGTGGCTGGGTTTAAAGCATCTTTCATAGATAATATTGTTTTAGGTATAGAGATTGGTGCGCGTTATACATTTACAGACGGACTTGATGGAAGTATTTCAGATTCTCAACAAAGACAACAATACAGATTTGGCAATATAAACAATAACGACTGGTATGTGTTTTCGGGTTTAACCCTTACATATACATTTGGCGAAAACCCTTGTTATTGCCCAGGAGATTAA